From the Exiguobacterium marinum DSM 16307 genome, the window CTGGGACTCAATGTGCTGATGTTGTTCCTCATCGTGCCGGGAATCTGGTTTTATTTGACGTATCGTATCGTCCCATTCATCCTACGGGACGAACCGAAGCTATCTGCATTTCAGGCGATGCGAAAGAGTCGTCAGATCATGAAAGGACATAAACGGACGATGCTGAAGTTGTTCGCAAGCTTCATCGGGTGGTATGCGCTCGTTCTTCTCACAGGAGGACTAGCATATATCTTCGTCACTCCGTATCTACAGACGGCTATTTCTGGCCTTTATTTAGAGATGAAAGCATCCTATCAAGCAAAACAACCGGTCGGGTAATCCGACCGGTTGTTTACGTTCAATGCTGATCTGTCTTTTTAGGATTGGGGGCATCTTCAAAATCATGTTTTTCCTCTTCCGAAGCATCCGCATGCCACTTCTTCGCTTGTTCAGTGGCAATTGGTATTGCTTTAGTTTCGGAATAGCCTTGCGCGAGCAATGCATTCGCGATATCAATGGCTTTCTTTTTTACGAGTGGGTCGAAGTTTTTCAGTGATTCTGGATAATCTTTCATGTTCCATGGCACGAAAATCGCCTCCTTCACTCATACTAATTCCACAAATGCTTGGTTTCAAACTTCTTGATGGATGTAGTAATCGATGAGCGCTTGGGTACCGTTCTCTCCGTAACCATTCTCCTCGAGGATATTATAGAGTCGGTGGGCAAGCTCGAGTCCCGGCAATTTCAAGTGAAGATCATTTGCACTCTCGATGGCGAGGGTCATATCTTTGATAAAGTGTTTAATAAAGAAACCAGGAGCGTAATCTTCAACAATCATGCGGGGAACAAGATTCTCGAGCGTCCAGCTTCCGGCTGCTCCTCCACGGATCGTACGGATGAGTGCTTCTGGGTCAAGACCTGCCTGCTTACTGAACGCCAGCATTTCTGCGTTCCCCATCATGATTCCAGCGATGGCAATTTGGTTGGCGAGTTTAGCGTATTGACCGCTTCCGGCATATCCCATCCGTTCGATTGCTTGCCCCATCGCTTCAAATAATGGCTTTGCTTTGTTGAAGGCAAACTCACCACCGCCGACTAGAATGGAAAGTGTTCCATTTTTGGCCCCGACGTCCCCGCCTGTGACCGGCGCATCGAGAGGGAGAAGACCCCGGTCGATGGCAGTTTCTGCGATTCGTTCAGCGAGCTTTGGCGACGAAGTTGTCATGTCAATCAATATTGTACCCGGTTCGGCTGAGTCGAGAATATTCCCATCTCCAAAATAGATGGACTCGACATCTGACGGATAACCGACGATTGTGATGACGGCATCGGCGCCTTCGCAGACGTCTTGTATCGATTCGCACCATGTCACACCCTCGTCGAGGAGATCTACCGCTCTTTCTTTCGTACGTGTATAGGCCTGCACGTCAAATCCATGTTTCATCAAATTTCGTACCATCGATTGTCCCATGACCCCTAGTCCGATAAAACCAATTGTCTTCACGTTGATTGTCCCCCTAGTAATTGTTGTGAAACGAGTCGCTTATAAAGTTCGTTCTCATTTAAGAGTTGTTCATGTTGCCCGATTCCGCTAATACGACCGTCTTCTAAGACGACGATTTGGTCAGCGTGTCTGACTGTTGATAGACGATGGGCAATTACAAGTGTAGTTCGTCCGACCATGAGACGGTCGAGGGCTTCTTGAACGACACGCTCAGATTCTGAATCAAGACTTGATGTTGCTTCATCGAGCAATAGAATTTGCGGATTACGTAACAACGCCCGCGCAATCGCGAGACGTTGTCGTTGCCCACCAGACAATCGAATACCTCGCTCTCCAATTTCTGTATCGAGCTGTTTAGGCATCGCCTCAATAAATGACCACGCATTCGCCATCTCGCACGCCTCTCTGATTTCTTCATCGCTTACATCCTGTTTAAGTCCATAAATAATGTTTGTTCTTACGGAACCGGAAAGGACAGGAGAGTCTTGTGCGACATAACCAATGATTTGACGCCACATATCACGTCCGTATGACTGAATCTCGCGTTTTCCATATCGTATCGTACCTCCTGTAGGTAAATAGAATTGTTCAACGAGGGAAAAGAGAGTCGTTTTTCCGGCACCGCTGCGTCCCACGATGGCGGTCGTCGCTCCAGGCGAAACGTGAAGGGTCAATCCTTGAATCACCGGTTCCGTACCATAGTGGAATGCTACATTTTCAAATGAAAGTTCGGCTTGCTCGATCAGTTCTTCACGCGCGCTATACGGTTCAGGACTGACATCAAGCAATTCAGCGATTCGTTCAGTAGCACCACGCGCCTTTTGGAGTCTCGTCAGAAATTCACTCATTGTGATAAGTGGCGTGATGATTTGGAACAAGTACAACATAAACGCGAGCAGTTCGCCTGTCGATAATGCTCCGGTCGATACACGATAAGCGCCGAAACCAAGAATGGTAATCAACATTCCGGTCAATGTGACATTAAGGAGCGGGATAAGAATCGCTTGAATGCGCCCTTCCTTTACTCCATAGTCGAACAGTGTCTCGATTTTGGCTCTACCAGTTTGCACTTCCGTCTGTTCCGTTGCCTGTGATTTCACGAGTCGGATTTCACCGAGCAATTCGGCAAAGAATCCGGAAAGATTTCCAAGTTCTTGTTGTGTCTCTTTCGCAATGATTCGAAGTTTACGACCGAGCGGAATGACGATGATTAGTGTAGTTGGCACTGAGAACAAGATGACGAGTGTCATTTGCCAATCAAGTGTGAACAGTATGGCGACAGCACCGACGACCGAGACGAGAGAGGTCAATAGGCGCACGCTTTGCTCGGATAATAGCTGCTGAAGCGTTGTCGTATCATTGTTTAATCGGGAAACGAGTTCACCAGACTTGATTCCATCGTAGAAAGGAACGGGCAATTTAACAAGATGGGTCCACAATGTCGTCCGCAAATTGGCGACAACACGTTGACCGACAATATGTAGCCAGTAAATCGAAACAGCGCTCGTGATGACTTGAATGAGAAAAGCGATGATGAAGTACGCAATCCACTCGGGCGTCAACAGGTCGCTACTCCAACGGTCGACCACGCGTTGCAGAATAAGCGGAATGGCCAGTGATGCAGCTGCTTGAAGGAGCGAAATAAGAATGGCGCCGACAAACAATCCTTTCGGAGGATTCGCAATTTTAAAGAGTTGAAAAAAAGTTTGCCATGTAGATGATTTCATTTTTGGAACATCCTCCTCTCCTCTTACTTTCGCTGTTTCAAAAACGGGTGTCAAGACGTCGAATCGAACGATTGAGTCATGCTAGAATAAGAAGAAGAGGTGATAGGTGATGAAATGGATTCACACGGCCGATTGGCATCTAGGAAAGATTGTCCACGGCCGTCATATGACACAAGATCAACGGAATATATTATTCCATTCGTTTTTGAACATCGTTGACGAGGAACAACCGAATGCAATCATCATCGCAGGTGATTTATATGACCGTGCCGTCCCACCGGTCGAAGCTGTCGATCTACTTGATGAAATGTGGCGGGAGCTCGTATTGAAGCGGGAAATTCCGGTTGTCGCTATCGCGGGAAACCACGATTCGGCAGAACGTCTTGAGTATAGTTCTAAGCTGTTGAGACAGGTGGGACTTCATATCGTCGGTAAACTAATTCCAGATGAAGGTCCTCTTGAAGTCGCCGGGGTTCCGTTTTATCCAATCCCGTTCCTCGAACCGGCTCGAGTGCGTCACATTCTTGGCATCGATACGATTCGTACTCATCATGACGCATTACAGGCAGTCATTGAAGCGTACGGAGTAATCGACAAAAGGGCGGTGTCGGTCGGGCACAGCTTTGTGGCAGGTGGACTTGAGACGGATTCGGAACGACAATTATCGGTCGGTACCGCCGGTCAAGTCGCGAAAAGCTTGTATGAACCTTTTTCATATACAGCTCTAGGTCATCTACATAATCGTGATGCGATTCAGGCGGAAGGAATCGCTTACAGTGGTTCCTTAATGAAATATTCATTCTCTGAGGTCAACCATGAAAAATCAGTCGATGTCTTGGAATGGGACGGGCAATGGAAGCGGCGACGCCGGACGTTGACACCAGAGCGAGATATGCGACAACTCACTGGAACACTGAATGAACTCCTTTCGCCATCTTTTTATCAAAAGCAACAAACGGATGACTACCTTAAAATTGTTTTAACTGACGATAAAGCGCTATTTGACCCAATGGCAAAACTGCGCACTGTATATCCAAATATTTTACATCTCGAATTGGAGCTGTTACGACGTCAGGAACAGACGTCCACGTTTGAACGAGAAGCACTTGAACGGCAATCGGTTGAAGAAGTCTATTTGCAGTTCTTTGAAGCTGTACATGACCAGGGTGCTTCCGATGCCGTGAAACAAATGATTGAAGAAGGTGATGTCACATGAGACCGGTTGAGTTGAAGATTCAAGCATTCGGTCCGTATGCGGAACGCGAAGAAATTGACTTTACACAGTTAGTTGGTCGCTCGATGTTTGTAGTGAGCGGTCGGACGGGTGCTGGGAAGACAACAATTTTTGATGCGATGACATTCGCGCTCTATGGTCGGGCGAGCGGAGCACTTCGAAACGCGAGTGACTTTAGAAGCCAATATGCACAACCTGAAATGAGGACAGAGGTGGACTTTTCATTCACGATTCGTGGTGACCGCTATCGAATCGTACGACAACCTCAGCAACCCCATCCGAAAAACAAGACACCAATCCCACATGAAGCGGTGCTGTACGAGTGGGAAAATGGATGGAAACCGTTGGCGACAAAAGTAAATGAAGTTCAAGAACAAATCGAATCGATTTTACAACTATCGTATGAACAATTCAGTCAAATCTTATTGCTTCCTCAAAATCAATTTAGACAATTACTTGATTCGAACTCAAACGAGAAGCAACAAATTTTACAATCGATCTTCAAAACAGAGGCGTTTCGTGCCTTTCAAGAGAAATGGGCAGAGCGATATAGCGTTTACCGAAAACAAGTCGAATGGTCGGTCGAACGGACTCGACTAAAGTTATTGGAACTCGAAGACGATTCGATTGAAGAAGTTTCGACGAAATCGATTGATGAGATTGAGCGATGGCAAAACGAACGGGAAGAAAGATTGATTGAAACATGTGATGCTGCTAGTAGCACAAAACAGATTCATGCAAAAACGCTCAATCAAGTTCGGAACGAGTTCGAAGAGGCAAAAACACTCATCAATCTGTTCGTGGAGCAAGAACAGACAAAGCAGGCACTTGAAGCTTTTTTAAGTGGAGAATCGCTTCGAAACGAGCGACGGGAACTGCTACAGAACTTAGAAGCCGCAGCGAGCATTCGGCCAGTCTTTGAACGTTTATTGGAAATGGAGCAGCAAGTTCACCGGCTGACCATGGAAGAGCAAAATTCCTCGACGAAACTTGAAAAGTTGAAAGCCACTCAATCGACTTTAATCGAACAGCAATCAGCTATTGAAGCGGACAAACAAGAAGTCATCACCCATCAAGAGCGACTTCGGGTAATTGATGAGATGATGCCCCGAATCAAAGAACGTACGTCTTATATGACGCTTCGAGATCGATTGGCGCAACGGGCGCATGGTTTGGCTGACTTTTCAAAAGAAGCTCGACTGCAAGAGCTTCAAGAGCAAGAACAACAATTAGTTGAGGGACTGAAGACCGAGCCTACCGAACGCGCGGTTGATGTTGAACGGCATGTGGACCGATTGATGCAATTGGTATCACTTGAAACGAAGGTGGAAGGGTTATCGAAGCAACTCGCCGAGTGTGAACGAACGGGTAAAGACATTCAGCGACAGCATGCGACCCAGCAGGACGTGGTGTCCACTTATAAACATCAGGAACGACTGATGTTAGCAAGACAACTTAGCGAATCGCTCGTAGACGGAGAACCGTGCCCGGTATGTGGTTCCCGTCATCATGAAACCCCACAGCACGAGGAGACATCTGTAAACGTTGCTGAGCAGAATGAAGCTTTAACGCGTCTCGAAGAACTGTCTACACGTTTGATTGAGGCGAGAGCGGACTATCGTTCGCTCCATCAACAACTCGAAACAGTTCAAAGAGAATTTGACGAAGTGTCTAAAGGCGTAAGATTGGATAAATCGTTAACGGAAGAAGTCAAGAAATGGAGTGTTCATGCTGAGACGTTGCAACGTGATGAACGAATGCGTCAAGAGCATGAACGGACGTTACGTCAATTAACAGTCGAAATCAGACAGCTTGAGCAAGAGCGGCGTAATCAATTTGAGGAGCGTCAACGTGTCCTCTCCGAACTTGAAATGACCCAACAAAAGCTTCACGCTTTAGGTCAAGCAGAAGAAACAACGCTTGAAGCGTTACAATCAGAACGCATTGATCGACAAAATCGTTTAACGGGACTCATGAAAAAAGTAGAAACGTATGAGCATGAGTTCGAAACTGGGAAAAAAGCAATGTGGAAAGAGGAAGAACGACTTTCTGTGACGCGTGAACAACTGAACGAGGCGAATAAACAGTATGGTGTGCAACAAGCGCTTTGGTTCAAACAATTAGATGCGACACATCTGACTCGTGAACGCTACGAAGAGCTCGCCAATCAAATCGATCAACGTACGATAATTCGTGAAGAACTGCAACGTGAAGAGGAAGAAGGGGTTCGACTTCGACACTATAAACAAATGATTGAAGAGAAACTCGGAAGTGTGGAGCGGCCAGACTTACAGTGGATCGAAACAAAAGTGAAGGAAGCCGCTGAATTGTATGAGCAAGCATCGGAACATTTGATCACCGCTCAGGACACCTTGTCTCGACATCGTCAAATCGTTTCAGAATGGAATGCCCTTCTTGAGGATACGGCGCTTGAAGAGAAGAAGTTAGAAACAATCAAGTTAATTGCGGATACCGGAAAAGGAATTAATCCGCAGAAAATGACGTTTGAGACATATGTACAAACAGCTTTCTTTGATCAGATTCTATATGCTGCAAACATTCACTTGGATCAAATGACAAGCGGGCAGTTCCGACTTGAACGTAAGGTAGAGACTGCGAAAGGAAATGCCAAATCCGGACTCGAGTTACTCGTTTTTGATGCGTACACCGGTCAATCAAGACGCGTCCAAAACCTTTCGGGAGGGGAAGGGTTCAAGGCGTCGCTCTCTCTCGCCCTCGGACTTGCGGAAGTAGTGCAACATTTGAGTGGGGGTGTCAGTCTCGAAACGATGCTCATCGATGAAGGATTTGGGACACTTGATGCCGAATCCCTTGACCAGGCGATTGAATTATTAATGTCTCTGCAGGCGACGGGTCGCCTCGTCGGGGTCATCAGTCACGTGCAAGAATTGAAAGATCGCGTCGATGCCCGAATCGAAGTGAAAAAATCTAGAAGCGGGTCATCGATCCAGCTGATTGTGGAGTGAAAGTTGTGAAACAGATGGTCACGAAATCAAGTATCATGGATAGTCTA encodes:
- a CDS encoding exonuclease SbcCD subunit D, with translation MKWIHTADWHLGKIVHGRHMTQDQRNILFHSFLNIVDEEQPNAIIIAGDLYDRAVPPVEAVDLLDEMWRELVLKREIPVVAIAGNHDSAERLEYSSKLLRQVGLHIVGKLIPDEGPLEVAGVPFYPIPFLEPARVRHILGIDTIRTHHDALQAVIEAYGVIDKRAVSVGHSFVAGGLETDSERQLSVGTAGQVAKSLYEPFSYTALGHLHNRDAIQAEGIAYSGSLMKYSFSEVNHEKSVDVLEWDGQWKRRRRTLTPERDMRQLTGTLNELLSPSFYQKQQTDDYLKIVLTDDKALFDPMAKLRTVYPNILHLELELLRRQEQTSTFEREALERQSVEEVYLQFFEAVHDQGASDAVKQMIEEGDVT
- a CDS encoding DUF2188 domain-containing protein, with translation MPWNMKDYPESLKNFDPLVKKKAIDIANALLAQGYSETKAIPIATEQAKKWHADASEEEKHDFEDAPNPKKTDQH
- a CDS encoding AAA family ATPase; translated protein: MRPVELKIQAFGPYAEREEIDFTQLVGRSMFVVSGRTGAGKTTIFDAMTFALYGRASGALRNASDFRSQYAQPEMRTEVDFSFTIRGDRYRIVRQPQQPHPKNKTPIPHEAVLYEWENGWKPLATKVNEVQEQIESILQLSYEQFSQILLLPQNQFRQLLDSNSNEKQQILQSIFKTEAFRAFQEKWAERYSVYRKQVEWSVERTRLKLLELEDDSIEEVSTKSIDEIERWQNEREERLIETCDAASSTKQIHAKTLNQVRNEFEEAKTLINLFVEQEQTKQALEAFLSGESLRNERRELLQNLEAAASIRPVFERLLEMEQQVHRLTMEEQNSSTKLEKLKATQSTLIEQQSAIEADKQEVITHQERLRVIDEMMPRIKERTSYMTLRDRLAQRAHGLADFSKEARLQELQEQEQQLVEGLKTEPTERAVDVERHVDRLMQLVSLETKVEGLSKQLAECERTGKDIQRQHATQQDVVSTYKHQERLMLARQLSESLVDGEPCPVCGSRHHETPQHEETSVNVAEQNEALTRLEELSTRLIEARADYRSLHQQLETVQREFDEVSKGVRLDKSLTEEVKKWSVHAETLQRDERMRQEHERTLRQLTVEIRQLEQERRNQFEERQRVLSELEMTQQKLHALGQAEETTLEALQSERIDRQNRLTGLMKKVETYEHEFETGKKAMWKEEERLSVTREQLNEANKQYGVQQALWFKQLDATHLTRERYEELANQIDQRTIIREELQREEEEGVRLRHYKQMIEEKLGSVERPDLQWIETKVKEAAELYEQASEHLITAQDTLSRHRQIVSEWNALLEDTALEEKKLETIKLIADTGKGINPQKMTFETYVQTAFFDQILYAANIHLDQMTSGQFRLERKVETAKGNAKSGLELLVFDAYTGQSRRVQNLSGGEGFKASLSLALGLAEVVQHLSGGVSLETMLIDEGFGTLDAESLDQAIELLMSLQATGRLVGVISHVQELKDRVDARIEVKKSRSGSSIQLIVE
- a CDS encoding NAD(P)-dependent oxidoreductase; the protein is MKTIGFIGLGVMGQSMVRNLMKHGFDVQAYTRTKERAVDLLDEGVTWCESIQDVCEGADAVITIVGYPSDVESIYFGDGNILDSAEPGTILIDMTTSSPKLAERIAETAIDRGLLPLDAPVTGGDVGAKNGTLSILVGGGEFAFNKAKPLFEAMGQAIERMGYAGSGQYAKLANQIAIAGIMMGNAEMLAFSKQAGLDPEALIRTIRGGAAGSWTLENLVPRMIVEDYAPGFFIKHFIKDMTLAIESANDLHLKLPGLELAHRLYNILEENGYGENGTQALIDYYIHQEV
- a CDS encoding ABC transporter ATP-binding protein — protein: MKSSTWQTFFQLFKIANPPKGLFVGAILISLLQAAASLAIPLILQRVVDRWSSDLLTPEWIAYFIIAFLIQVITSAVSIYWLHIVGQRVVANLRTTLWTHLVKLPVPFYDGIKSGELVSRLNNDTTTLQQLLSEQSVRLLTSLVSVVGAVAILFTLDWQMTLVILFSVPTTLIIVIPLGRKLRIIAKETQQELGNLSGFFAELLGEIRLVKSQATEQTEVQTGRAKIETLFDYGVKEGRIQAILIPLLNVTLTGMLITILGFGAYRVSTGALSTGELLAFMLYLFQIITPLITMSEFLTRLQKARGATERIAELLDVSPEPYSAREELIEQAELSFENVAFHYGTEPVIQGLTLHVSPGATTAIVGRSGAGKTTLFSLVEQFYLPTGGTIRYGKREIQSYGRDMWRQIIGYVAQDSPVLSGSVRTNIIYGLKQDVSDEEIREACEMANAWSFIEAMPKQLDTEIGERGIRLSGGQRQRLAIARALLRNPQILLLDEATSSLDSESERVVQEALDRLMVGRTTLVIAHRLSTVRHADQIVVLEDGRISGIGQHEQLLNENELYKRLVSQQLLGGQST